Proteins from a single region of Lentimicrobium saccharophilum:
- a CDS encoding methylglyoxal synthase, producing MEKKKRIALVAHDNRKQDLIEWVEYNAVTLLEHKIICTGTTGKLIEQQLKPALDSEKFSSFEVTKLKSGPLGGDQQLGAMIVDGEIDLMIFFWDPMQPQPHDVDVKALLRITVLYNIPTACNRSTADFIISSHLFNEEYRQKVKDYSTYINREVKM from the coding sequence ATGGAAAAGAAAAAGAGAATTGCCCTGGTAGCACACGATAACCGCAAACAGGATCTTATAGAATGGGTAGAATACAATGCTGTTACGCTTCTTGAACATAAAATTATCTGCACCGGAACTACCGGAAAGCTTATTGAGCAACAGCTAAAGCCGGCCCTCGACAGTGAAAAATTCAGCAGTTTTGAAGTAACCAAGCTGAAATCAGGCCCCCTGGGAGGAGATCAGCAACTTGGCGCAATGATCGTCGATGGTGAGATTGACCTGATGATCTTCTTCTGGGATCCGATGCAGCCTCAGCCGCATGATGTAGATGTGAAAGCATTGCTAAGGATCACTGTGTTATACAATATCCCGACCGCCTGTAACCGTTCAACCGCGGATTTCATCATTTCATCGCACCTTTTCAATGAGGAATACAGGCAAAAGGTAAAAGATTACAGTACATATATCAACCGAGAAGTAAAAATGTAA
- a CDS encoding HAD family hydrolase — translation MTGNIAVIFDMDGVLVDNFRYHLMAWEKFCSRHGKSISADDFLEYVFGGSNADHLAFIFKKELPASKIAEYSAEKELIYRYLYHDNVVLIPGLKELLFDLKTAGIPMAIATSAERANVDFILAETGIREYFTAIADASMVRRGKPDPEVFLKAAAMLKTDPADCLVFEDTLKGIDAALKAKMKVIGVATTHHRVELTEAHSVLSDFSEININKIRELFS, via the coding sequence ATGACTGGGAATATAGCTGTAATCTTTGATATGGACGGGGTACTGGTTGACAATTTCCGGTATCACCTGATGGCCTGGGAGAAATTTTGTTCACGCCATGGAAAAAGTATTTCTGCTGACGATTTCCTTGAATATGTTTTTGGCGGATCAAATGCAGATCACCTGGCCTTTATTTTTAAAAAAGAATTACCTGCTTCAAAAATTGCCGAATATTCAGCCGAAAAGGAACTTATCTACAGATATCTGTACCACGATAATGTAGTGCTTATCCCGGGATTAAAGGAATTGCTGTTTGACCTTAAAACAGCCGGAATCCCGATGGCCATCGCCACATCAGCAGAAAGGGCCAATGTTGACTTTATTCTGGCTGAAACCGGAATACGGGAGTACTTCACGGCCATAGCCGACGCATCCATGGTCAGGCGGGGCAAACCCGATCCGGAGGTTTTTCTGAAAGCGGCTGCTATGCTAAAAACTGATCCTGCTGATTGCCTGGTTTTTGAAGACACATTAAAAGGCATTGATGCCGCCCTGAAGGCAAAAATGAAAGTCATAGGCGTTGCAACCACCCATCACAGGGTTGAGCTCACTGAAGCACACAGCGTCCTCAGCGATTTTTCAGAAATTAACATTAATAAAATCCGGGAATTATTCAGTTAA
- a CDS encoding alpha-amylase family glycosyl hydrolase, translating into MKIRNSVLFTLLVLTQISILSSCKQAKDSGAAGQDPGQVKHPEWSKNLSIYEVNIRQFSPEGTFAAVESQLPRLKELGTDILWLMPIHPIGELNRKGTLGSYYSIKDYYGINPEFGTPEDFKRLVKKAHEAGMYVILDWVANHSSWDNPLVTENPDYYKKDSVGNMISPYDWTDVVAFNYEFNETNDYMLEAMKYWVKEFDIDGYRCDVAELVPATFWDNVRKELDKIKPVFMLAEGEKPWLHTAFDMSYGWEFHNIKNKIAKGEANANDIETYLKKNDTLYPEGAYRMYFITNHDENSWNGTESERLGDGVEAFYVLTATVPGMPLVYTGQEAGLNKRLEFFEKDPVEWGNYSMTGFYKTILNLKKTNPALYNGPWGGNWLRINTDADEKVFAFIREKENHKVFVLLNLSPEPVSFTLSGKAYKGKYTELFSGEETRFRKGDSAELPAWGYKLYYR; encoded by the coding sequence ATGAAAATCAGAAATTCAGTCCTTTTCACTTTACTGGTTTTAACCCAGATAAGCATCCTGTCATCCTGCAAACAGGCAAAAGATTCCGGGGCAGCCGGCCAGGATCCGGGGCAGGTGAAACATCCGGAATGGAGTAAAAACCTGAGTATTTATGAAGTGAACATCAGACAGTTCTCTCCGGAAGGCACCTTTGCTGCCGTTGAATCCCAGTTGCCGCGGCTTAAGGAACTTGGAACAGATATCCTCTGGCTTATGCCCATCCACCCTATCGGAGAGTTAAACCGCAAAGGAACCCTGGGCAGCTATTACTCCATCAAAGATTATTACGGGATTAATCCTGAATTCGGCACGCCTGAAGACTTTAAGCGACTGGTAAAGAAAGCCCACGAAGCGGGGATGTATGTGATTCTGGATTGGGTTGCCAATCATTCATCCTGGGACAATCCGCTGGTAACTGAAAATCCAGATTATTATAAAAAGGACTCGGTTGGCAATATGATTTCTCCTTACGATTGGACCGATGTTGTAGCTTTCAATTACGAATTCAACGAAACCAACGACTACATGCTAGAAGCCATGAAATACTGGGTAAAGGAGTTTGATATTGACGGATACCGTTGTGATGTTGCAGAGCTTGTTCCTGCAACATTCTGGGACAATGTCAGGAAGGAACTTGACAAAATCAAACCGGTGTTTATGCTGGCCGAAGGTGAAAAACCCTGGCTGCACACTGCTTTCGACATGTCGTACGGATGGGAATTTCATAACATCAAAAACAAAATTGCCAAAGGTGAAGCCAATGCAAACGACATAGAAACCTATCTGAAGAAGAACGACACCCTTTATCCCGAAGGAGCCTACCGTATGTATTTCATTACGAACCATGACGAAAACTCATGGAACGGAACCGAGTCTGAAAGACTGGGTGACGGGGTTGAGGCTTTTTATGTGCTTACCGCCACCGTTCCAGGGATGCCGCTGGTATATACCGGGCAGGAGGCCGGTCTCAACAAGCGGCTGGAATTTTTCGAGAAAGATCCTGTTGAATGGGGCAATTACAGCATGACCGGATTTTACAAAACCATCCTGAACCTGAAAAAGACAAACCCTGCCCTGTACAATGGCCCCTGGGGCGGAAACTGGCTCAGGATCAACACGGATGCAGATGAGAAAGTATTTGCGTTTATCCGCGAGAAGGAAAACCATAAAGTTTTCGTACTGTTGAACCTTAGTCCCGAACCTGTCTCATTCACCCTGAGTGGTAAAGCCTATAAAGGAAAATATACCGAACTGTTTTCCGGTGAAGAAACCAGATTCAGAAAAGGTGATTCAGCAGAACTTCCGGCATGGGGCTATAAGCTTTACTACAGATAA
- a CDS encoding M16 family metallopeptidase encodes MNTFKKAFLLVISLLAFTLTNAQNRIDFTEYDLDNGLHVILHKDNSTPIVAVTISYHVGSKNENPERTGFAHFFEHLMFEGSENIGRSEFDKIAMNAGASLNANTSFDRTFYYLLLPSNQLELGLWMESERLLHLRIDSIGVETQRSVVKEERKQSYDNRPYGTLMEKTFSAAFKEHPYRWMPIGSAESINIATLEEFMEFHSIFYVPNNATLSIAGDIDVESTKKLVQKYFGDIPRGTKEIYRPDIVEPVKTAEVRDTVYDNIQLPAVVQAYHIPAKGTPDYYALSMLTTLLSDGESSRMTKSIVDKQQKAMFVGAFPFALEDPGLFLVFGIVNSGVAPDDFENAINEEIAKAQQEELSDREFEKLRNKVENDFISRNSTMAGIAESLSDYHMYFGDANLINTEIDRYMAVTKADIKRVANQYLTKENRVVLYYLPKQTL; translated from the coding sequence ATGAACACATTCAAAAAGGCCTTTCTGTTGGTTATCAGCCTATTGGCTTTTACACTGACAAACGCCCAAAACCGCATCGACTTCACGGAGTATGATCTGGATAACGGTTTGCATGTTATCCTGCACAAGGACAATTCCACTCCCATTGTTGCAGTTACCATTTCCTATCATGTGGGCTCAAAAAATGAAAATCCTGAGCGAACCGGCTTTGCCCATTTTTTCGAACACCTGATGTTTGAAGGAAGCGAGAACATTGGCAGGAGTGAATTCGACAAAATTGCCATGAATGCAGGGGCAAGCCTGAATGCCAATACCAGCTTCGACAGGACTTTTTATTATCTGCTGCTCCCCTCAAATCAACTCGAGCTTGGTCTATGGATGGAATCAGAGCGGCTGCTTCACCTGCGCATCGACAGCATTGGCGTCGAAACCCAGCGCAGCGTTGTGAAGGAAGAACGCAAACAGTCGTACGACAACCGTCCATACGGCACCCTGATGGAAAAAACTTTCAGTGCTGCTTTCAAAGAGCACCCCTACCGCTGGATGCCCATCGGATCGGCCGAATCCATCAACATCGCCACCCTGGAAGAATTTATGGAATTCCATTCTATATTCTATGTTCCCAATAATGCCACGCTCTCCATTGCCGGAGATATTGATGTGGAATCAACTAAAAAGCTTGTTCAGAAATATTTCGGCGACATCCCCCGGGGAACAAAGGAAATTTACCGTCCTGACATCGTAGAACCAGTAAAAACGGCCGAAGTACGTGATACCGTTTACGACAATATCCAGCTGCCTGCTGTTGTTCAGGCTTATCACATTCCCGCCAAAGGCACTCCGGACTACTATGCACTCAGCATGCTGACTACGCTGCTGAGCGACGGCGAAAGCTCCCGAATGACCAAATCGATTGTTGACAAGCAACAGAAAGCCATGTTTGTCGGGGCCTTTCCCTTTGCCCTGGAAGATCCCGGCCTGTTCCTGGTATTTGGTATCGTAAACTCAGGCGTGGCTCCTGATGACTTTGAAAATGCCATCAATGAAGAGATTGCCAAAGCTCAGCAGGAAGAGCTCAGCGACCGGGAATTTGAAAAATTACGCAACAAGGTTGAAAACGATTTTATCAGCCGCAATTCAACTATGGCAGGAATCGCTGAAAGCCTTTCAGACTATCACATGTATTTCGGTGACGCCAACCTGATCAATACAGAGATTGACCGCTATATGGCCGTGACCAAAGCCGATATCAAAAGGGTGGCCAACCAGTACCTTACAAAGGAAAACAGGGTTGTACTGTATTATTTACCAAAACAAACCCTGTAA
- a CDS encoding CotH kinase family protein produces MKRLSAILILITSCTFLHAQPLFPADGEVYIKSTVPRIDVLIHPDTLSWIYANVESDHEFRAVFVFDNGNVHDTIRDIGFRLRGNTSRYSQKKSFKVSFNTFISGRKYHGVEKLNLNGEHNDPSVSRAGIYWDILRQCSLAGPRYNHVRVYINGNYHGLYINVEHIDEEFAKTWFGNNDGNLYKCLYPADLTYRGANPDLYKFESGGRRAYELKINEEADDYSDLAHFIDVLNDTPLQQLPCALEKVFNVQDYLKVAAVDIITGNWDGYIYNKNNFYLYHNTATGLFEYIPYDVDNTFGIDWFGIEWASRNIYSWAHPSEPRPLFTRLMQVPDYKAQFTYYLKQAIQQVTSRQDFLDNLFVIRDRLQPFVANDPYYPLDYGYTIASFNQSFEAGTGAHVPVGLLPYLQTRNTSALVQAQNLNAPPMIRYIRHNAPLPFQEIRILAFAEDENLNSVTLEYRINGGGWQQKTMTGNRLNNKTTSDGGTFIATLSGMDANTLLEFRIKATDNNQVTVAKPCDAVQYTIPSPNPIMLYINEFMASNSSTIADEYGEYDDWIEIYNAGGQAVWLGDKYLSDNLNNPVKWAFPDTTIGAGGYLLVWADGQPTQGSMHTPYKLDKDNEEIGIFDNEASGFALIDGITYINQSTNISMGRVTDGAVEWKLFDNPTPGSTNSMVGIPEIPAYRLNIYPNPSNTGFIYLEEFETISIFDLSGREILPAVTSQKIDIGSLKPGIYLVRNTTGGVAKLMVN; encoded by the coding sequence ATGAAACGATTGTCCGCCATTCTCATTCTGATCACTTCCTGTACCTTCCTTCACGCACAACCATTGTTTCCTGCCGATGGCGAAGTCTATATCAAATCAACGGTTCCGCGCATCGACGTGCTGATTCATCCCGACACCCTGAGCTGGATTTATGCCAATGTGGAGTCGGATCATGAATTCAGGGCGGTATTTGTCTTTGACAACGGAAATGTACACGACACCATCCGCGACATTGGTTTCAGGCTCAGGGGCAACACCTCCAGGTATTCACAAAAAAAATCCTTTAAAGTTTCCTTCAATACATTTATATCCGGCAGAAAATATCATGGGGTTGAAAAACTTAACCTGAATGGTGAGCACAATGACCCTTCGGTGAGCAGGGCGGGTATTTACTGGGATATCCTCAGGCAGTGTTCGCTGGCAGGCCCGCGTTATAACCATGTACGGGTTTACATCAACGGCAACTACCACGGGCTTTATATAAATGTTGAGCATATCGATGAAGAATTTGCAAAAACATGGTTTGGCAATAATGACGGTAACCTATACAAATGCCTTTATCCGGCCGACCTAACCTACCGCGGGGCAAATCCCGACCTGTACAAGTTCGAATCCGGAGGTCGCAGGGCTTATGAGCTTAAAATCAATGAAGAGGCGGATGATTACAGTGATCTGGCCCATTTTATCGATGTACTGAACGACACGCCCCTCCAGCAGCTTCCGTGTGCACTCGAAAAAGTCTTTAACGTGCAGGATTACCTGAAAGTAGCGGCTGTAGATATAATTACCGGTAATTGGGACGGATATATCTACAATAAAAACAATTTTTACCTCTATCACAACACGGCCACCGGGTTGTTTGAATATATCCCCTATGATGTGGACAATACTTTTGGTATTGACTGGTTCGGGATTGAATGGGCTTCAAGGAATATTTACAGCTGGGCGCACCCTTCCGAACCTCGTCCTCTTTTTACGCGCCTGATGCAGGTGCCGGATTACAAAGCACAGTTCACTTATTACCTGAAACAGGCCATTCAGCAGGTTACTTCCCGGCAGGACTTCCTCGACAATCTTTTTGTTATCCGCGACCGGTTGCAGCCTTTTGTGGCAAACGACCCCTACTATCCGCTGGACTACGGTTACACTATTGCATCGTTTAATCAATCATTTGAAGCAGGAACCGGTGCGCATGTGCCGGTGGGGCTGCTGCCATACCTGCAGACAAGAAACACTTCAGCGCTTGTACAGGCGCAGAACCTGAACGCCCCGCCCATGATCAGATATATCCGGCACAATGCCCCCCTCCCCTTTCAGGAAATCAGGATCCTTGCCTTTGCGGAAGACGAAAACCTGAATTCCGTGACGCTTGAGTACCGGATAAACGGTGGCGGCTGGCAGCAAAAGACCATGACCGGAAACAGATTGAACAACAAAACCACATCAGACGGCGGAACTTTCATCGCTACACTCAGCGGGATGGACGCCAATACACTGCTGGAATTCAGAATAAAAGCGACCGACAACAACCAGGTAACCGTTGCAAAGCCCTGCGATGCCGTACAGTACACCATTCCGTCACCCAACCCGATCATGCTCTATATCAATGAGTTTATGGCCAGCAACAGCTCGACCATCGCCGATGAATACGGTGAGTACGATGACTGGATTGAGATTTATAACGCAGGCGGTCAGGCGGTGTGGCTGGGCGACAAATACCTGAGCGATAACCTGAACAATCCCGTAAAATGGGCATTCCCCGATACCACCATCGGTGCCGGCGGATACCTGCTTGTATGGGCCGATGGTCAGCCCACCCAGGGAAGTATGCACACCCCTTATAAACTTGACAAGGACAATGAAGAGATCGGCATTTTCGATAATGAAGCATCGGGATTTGCACTTATCGATGGCATTACATATATAAACCAGTCAACCAACATTTCCATGGGCAGGGTTACCGATGGTGCAGTGGAATGGAAGCTATTTGACAATCCGACGCCAGGAAGCACAAACAGTATGGTGGGCATCCCGGAAATCCCTGCATACCGGCTGAATATTTATCCGAATCCCAGCAATACCGGCTTTATTTACCTGGAGGAGTTCGAGACTATTTCCATTTTTGACCTTTCCGGCAGGGAGATACTGCCGGCTGTGACTAGTCAGAAAATAGATATAGGCAGCCTGAAACCGGGCATCTATCTTGTAAGGAACACCACCGGCGGGGTTGCTAAACTTATGGTGAATTAA
- a CDS encoding insulinase family protein, translating into MKKLIIIIIATAFAVLPQFLNAQVKTGKSGGKTEKLDRSVRPQPAPAPVINIGKYESFELENGLKVFVVENHKIPRVSYSLILDYNPVPEGNMAGMADFAGQMLRTGTTNLTKDELDEAIDFIGADLSTSSTGIYASALKKHNGQLLTLMADVLMNPSFKEEELAKLKTQAISGLKAQENDPEAISDRISKQLVYGAAHPYGESMTEKSVENISVDHCRAFYQAFFRPNIGYMAIVGDITKAEAMELMQKYLGNWEKADVIQYTPETPALPASNTVAIVDRPDAVQTALRIGYPVDLKPGSEDAIKARVMNTILGGGTFRLFNNLREDKAYTYGAYSQLNTDKLTGRFNVNTEIRNSVTDSAINEVFYEMRRIREELVPEDELNLVKNFLNGNFALSLERPQTVANFAISTARYGLDADYYANYMKNLAAVSAEDVKAVAGKYIKPENAYILAVGKAAEIAPRLGQFTGGKAIKYYDFNGKEYDPNTRVKPAPEGMTAENVLKSYINAIGGEKALNKIKDMTMMASTTMQGMTIGFDFYRKSPNKYMMKVGAGEMVFQKMVFDGTTAKLISPMGGENKVLEGNELEDMKVEAEMNQELHYARLGVNLTLEGIEEIDGVECYRLILTYPSGKQSTQFFDAKSGLKVKELSEQGTATFGDYREVNGVRFPFAISQQMGPQTIDLKVLSIKVNSKLKDDLFSTN; encoded by the coding sequence ATGAAAAAACTGATCATAATTATTATTGCAACAGCATTTGCAGTACTTCCCCAGTTCCTCAATGCACAGGTAAAAACGGGGAAATCCGGCGGAAAAACAGAAAAACTTGACAGAAGTGTCCGTCCGCAGCCGGCCCCGGCTCCGGTGATCAATATCGGAAAATATGAAAGTTTTGAGCTGGAGAACGGCCTGAAGGTCTTTGTTGTTGAAAACCATAAAATTCCCAGGGTTTCTTATTCCCTGATCCTGGACTACAATCCCGTACCCGAAGGCAATATGGCAGGAATGGCCGATTTCGCCGGCCAGATGCTGCGTACCGGCACAACCAACCTGACAAAGGATGAACTGGATGAAGCCATTGACTTTATCGGTGCCGACCTGAGCACTTCTTCAACAGGAATTTATGCTTCCGCGCTCAAAAAGCACAACGGTCAATTGCTGACGCTGATGGCGGATGTCCTGATGAATCCTTCCTTTAAAGAAGAGGAACTTGCCAAACTGAAGACCCAGGCCATTTCGGGACTGAAAGCGCAGGAAAATGATCCGGAAGCAATCAGCGACAGGATCAGCAAGCAATTGGTTTACGGTGCAGCCCACCCTTACGGGGAATCTATGACTGAAAAATCAGTTGAAAACATCAGTGTAGACCACTGCCGGGCTTTTTACCAGGCGTTTTTCAGGCCGAATATCGGGTATATGGCCATTGTCGGTGACATCACCAAGGCCGAGGCAATGGAACTTATGCAGAAATATTTAGGCAATTGGGAAAAAGCGGATGTAATCCAGTATACGCCTGAAACACCGGCATTGCCAGCATCCAATACAGTCGCCATTGTTGACCGCCCCGATGCAGTTCAGACAGCGCTCAGAATCGGCTATCCGGTGGATCTGAAACCCGGATCGGAGGATGCCATCAAAGCACGGGTGATGAATACCATACTCGGAGGCGGCACATTCAGGCTGTTCAATAACCTTCGCGAGGACAAAGCGTATACCTATGGAGCTTATTCACAGCTCAATACGGATAAACTTACCGGCCGCTTCAATGTCAACACGGAAATCAGGAATTCTGTCACCGACAGCGCCATCAATGAAGTGTTCTATGAAATGCGCCGCATCCGCGAAGAATTGGTGCCGGAAGATGAACTGAACCTGGTAAAAAACTTCCTGAACGGTAATTTTGCCCTTTCACTCGAGCGCCCCCAGACCGTCGCGAATTTTGCAATCAGTACAGCCCGTTACGGACTTGACGCTGATTATTACGCCAATTATATGAAAAACCTTGCCGCTGTCAGTGCAGAAGATGTCAAAGCGGTGGCCGGCAAATATATTAAGCCCGAAAACGCATATATACTGGCGGTTGGCAAGGCTGCTGAAATTGCCCCGAGGCTCGGACAATTCACAGGAGGCAAAGCGATTAAGTATTACGATTTCAACGGCAAGGAATACGATCCTAACACCAGGGTAAAACCAGCTCCCGAAGGTATGACCGCCGAAAACGTGCTGAAATCATACATCAATGCAATTGGCGGCGAAAAAGCCCTGAATAAAATCAAGGACATGACCATGATGGCAAGCACCACCATGCAGGGCATGACCATCGGATTTGATTTTTACCGAAAGTCTCCCAATAAGTATATGATGAAGGTTGGAGCCGGTGAAATGGTTTTCCAGAAAATGGTATTTGACGGTACTACCGCTAAACTTATTTCTCCGATGGGAGGAGAAAATAAAGTGCTCGAAGGCAATGAACTTGAAGATATGAAAGTGGAAGCCGAAATGAATCAGGAATTGCATTATGCAAGACTTGGGGTCAACTTAACCCTTGAAGGTATCGAAGAAATTGACGGTGTGGAATGTTATCGCCTTATACTGACCTATCCATCCGGCAAACAATCAACCCAGTTTTTCGATGCCAAATCAGGACTAAAAGTTAAAGAACTGAGTGAACAGGGCACTGCCACGTTTGGCGATTACCGTGAAGTAAACGGCGTCAGGTTCCCCTTTGCCATCAGTCAGCAAATGGGTCCGCAAACAATCGACCTTAAAGTGCTCAGCATCAAAGTCAATTCAAAACTGAAAGACGACCTTTTCAGCACAAATTAA
- a CDS encoding 6-phosphofructokinase gives MNRVMVLTGGGDCPGLNAVIRAIVKRAAREKDWEVVGSIEAFNGILREPTEIVVLDEKAVSGIHYQGGTIIQTTNKGGPFAWPVKQKDGSYIAVDRSDEMIRKIQYLGIDAVINIGGDGSQRISQALFEKGLNIIGVPKTIDNDLSATDATFGFQTAIQIATEAVDKLVTTAASHNRVQILEVMGRNAGWIALNAAVAGGAEICLLPEFPYDIEKVMERIEKRFDKGRGFVNIVIAEGARNIKGDLIAEKSQEVGYANVKLGGVGFRFEEELKEAGCEHSIRTTVLGHLQRGGVPIAYDRVLATQYGVKAFELVLAGEFGRMVSYRHPYITSVTLKEAIQKPNLVDPDTALMKTARGIGICFGD, from the coding sequence ATGAACAGAGTTATGGTACTTACCGGTGGCGGCGACTGTCCGGGACTAAATGCGGTAATCCGCGCCATCGTAAAGCGAGCCGCCCGCGAAAAAGACTGGGAAGTGGTGGGCAGTATTGAAGCTTTTAATGGCATCTTGCGTGAGCCCACCGAAATTGTTGTACTGGACGAGAAAGCTGTTTCCGGGATACACTACCAGGGTGGCACCATCATACAAACTACCAACAAAGGAGGCCCTTTTGCCTGGCCCGTTAAGCAAAAAGACGGTTCTTATATCGCCGTTGACCGCTCCGATGAAATGATCAGAAAGATCCAGTATCTCGGTATTGACGCGGTGATCAATATCGGCGGGGACGGATCGCAGCGGATTTCGCAGGCTTTGTTTGAGAAAGGACTGAATATAATCGGGGTGCCCAAGACCATCGACAATGACCTTTCCGCAACGGATGCAACCTTTGGATTTCAGACAGCAATTCAGATTGCCACCGAGGCAGTTGATAAACTGGTGACCACTGCTGCCAGTCACAACAGGGTTCAGATTCTTGAAGTAATGGGCCGCAATGCCGGCTGGATTGCGTTGAATGCTGCGGTGGCCGGGGGCGCTGAAATCTGCCTGCTGCCTGAGTTCCCATACGATATTGAGAAAGTTATGGAACGTATTGAGAAACGATTCGACAAAGGCCGCGGTTTTGTAAATATCGTGATTGCTGAAGGCGCGCGCAATATCAAGGGTGATCTTATCGCCGAGAAAAGCCAGGAGGTTGGGTATGCCAACGTAAAACTGGGAGGAGTAGGTTTCCGGTTCGAAGAGGAACTGAAAGAGGCCGGTTGTGAACACAGTATACGTACTACGGTGCTGGGCCATCTGCAAAGGGGAGGCGTTCCCATTGCCTATGACCGGGTGCTGGCAACCCAGTATGGCGTAAAAGCTTTTGAGCTTGTGCTTGCCGGTGAATTCGGACGTATGGTTTCATACCGTCATCCCTACATCACTTCCGTTACTTTGAAAGAAGCAATTCAGAAGCCCAATCTTGTGGATCCTGATACCGCGCTGATGAAAACCGCCCGTGGCATAGGAATTTGCTTCGGCGATTGA